The Acidobacteriota bacterium genome contains the following window.
GAAGTTGTTGCTGTTCTTGTTCATGTCGTAGACGATCTGAGCCAGAGGCTTCGATTTGAACACGAGAATCTGCCTTGCCTTCGATGGGACCGGTCCACTTTTTATCGTACCTGTGACTTCGACGCCCAATTCTCTGAGCGTTTCTCTGATGCATGAGAGCGTGTAGAGGGTTGGATTATCGACGCTCCTGTATTCGCTGAATTCCCCTGAGCGGTAGGAGATGGAGCCGCTCAAGAGAATTCTGTTTGCCCCCTCTTCGAAGACCCTTCGTATGAAGAGATTGTTGTTGCCGTTATTGGTCTTTGCGTTGTTGATGATCCTGAAGAAATCGGAAAATGGAAAAAGGGTTACGATCGGTTTCCCTCCCGCTTGTCCAGGTTTGATGGTGATACGAACGGAACTATAGTTGCAGGAAAGAGCACTGACAGGAGCTCCGTAAGGGTTGTCATCAACATTGTCGGGCCAGCTCACTGGCTTCGGAATCGAATCGAAGTAGGTGTCATCCCCGATGATATCCTCTTCGATCCTCCTTATACCCGACTCGCAGAACTCCTTCATCATGATCCAGACATTCTCGCCTACGAGATCGGGCGCGCCGTAACCCTTCACGCAGAGGTTTCCCTTGAGCGTCTTGCCTGAGATCTGTCCATCATGATAGAGGACGGTCTTGAAAGTGTATTCCGGCTTGAGATAGTGAAAGGCAGCCGCAGAAGTCAGGACTTTCATATTGGAGGCAGGAATGAGCGGCTCATATGCGTTCTTCTCGAAGATGACTTCACCGTCATCGAGGGAAACCACCTTTATTCCGACATTTGCCTTCACGAGGCATTTGGATGAGGCAATGGCTGCGAGCTTATCCCTCAACGCAAGGTTGATCTTCTTCTTTGCGGCAGGTTTTCTTGCCGGAGCGCCGAAAGCGAGGATGATAATGAGAGAGGGGATGAAGAATGTCGAACATATTCTTATTACAAGCTTCTTCATTTTTTTCTTCTATATTATGATTCAAAAATCCATCTCAATCATCTATAGTCTATCAGAATTCAGGAAATTCCTGAATTCCCCGCAGCCATTTTTATGATCTAGCGCAGAAGTTTCTGGCGGGTGTACGGGATGAGGCCGCCGGCGTCTATGATGACCTGGCGTGCCGCAGGCAGAGGTACTATTTCAAATTGCTTGCCCGACGCCCGGTTGATGACCTTATCGGCTGTTATGTCCAGTTCATCCCCTTCCGAGGCTTCGATCCCTGGGCATACGATGGTCTTCAATCCGAGATTGATCGAATTCTGGAGAAATATCCTGGCAAAATCTTTCGCGATAACGATGAGTTCATGGCCTTTAAGGCAGGAAACGGCTTGCTCCCGCGAGGACCCACAGCCGAAGTTCTTACCGGCGATGATGACACTTCCCGCAGGAACCTCTTTCTTCCTGAGCTTCGCGTTGAATTCGGCCATATCGGTAAAGGCATACTGCGGGGTCTCTGATGGAAGAACCGTTGCCATGAACCTTCCCGGATAGATGATGTCAGTCGAAATGTCATCCCCTAAGCTCAAGACGACCCTGGGCATTTAGCTTGCTCCTTTCTCACTCTTTTCAGAGTTCTGCTTGGGATCTTCTGTTTCTTGAAATCTTCTTGTTTTTTGATACGGCGATGAAGAGTGTTTCGGGAGAAGTGATGACGCCGGTGATGGCGCTGGCTGCTGCAACGGCAGGAGAACAGAGATAGACCTCCGCATCGGAATTCCCCATTCGCCCCTTGAAGTTGCGATTTGTTGTTGCCAGAGCGACATCTCCGTCCGCGAGCGCTCCCTGATGCACACCCAGGCATGGGCCGCAGCCGGAGTTCATGATGACTGCGCCTGATTTCAAGAAGTCAGCGATGTAACCTTTTTCAAGAGCCTGGCGATAAATTCTGGCCGAGGCAGGGAAGATGAGCATCCTGACGCTTCGGGCAATCTTTTCCCCTTTGAGAATTTCCGCCGCGATGGCAAGATCATCGAGCCGC
Protein-coding sequences here:
- the dacB gene encoding D-alanyl-D-alanine carboxypeptidase/D-alanyl-D-alanine-endopeptidase is translated as MKKLVIRICSTFFIPSLIIILAFGAPARKPAAKKKINLALRDKLAAIASSKCLVKANVGIKVVSLDDGEVIFEKNAYEPLIPASNMKVLTSAAAFHYLKPEYTFKTVLYHDGQISGKTLKGNLCVKGYGAPDLVGENVWIMMKEFCESGIRRIEEDIIGDDTYFDSIPKPVSWPDNVDDNPYGAPVSALSCNYSSVRITIKPGQAGGKPIVTLFPFSDFFRIINNAKTNNGNNNLFIRRVFEEGANRILLSGSISYRSGEFSEYRSVDNPTLYTLSCIRETLRELGVEVTGTIKSGPVPSKARQILVFKSKPLAQIVYDMNKNSNNFIAEMLLKTLGAEVIGQPGTTEKGCDVLRMFLRNSGIDTSRIAILDGSGLSRRNLLTADCLTHLLKSMDEKFGEGYEFVSSLPIGGADGTLRRQLYNNGVARRVRGKTGYISGVKSLSGYVENLSGERFAFAFIVNSSKCGPYDVQEQMDKFCEAISSSSSSN
- a CDS encoding 3-isopropylmalate dehydratase, with amino-acid sequence MPRVVLSLGDDISTDIIYPGRFMATVLPSETPQYAFTDMAEFNAKLRKKEVPAGSVIIAGKNFGCGSSREQAVSCLKGHELIVIAKDFARIFLQNSINLGLKTIVCPGIEASEGDELDITADKVINRASGKQFEIVPLPAARQVIIDAGGLIPYTRQKLLR